The Bacteroidota bacterium genome has a segment encoding these proteins:
- the hemF gene encoding oxygen-dependent coproporphyrinogen oxidase, protein MSFKIEIEEYFRSLQSSICNGLEQLDGQQKFLLDAWNREEGGGGITRVIQNGAAIEKGAVNFSAVHGALSAQMKQFLKVDSESFYASGVSIIMHPSNPWVPIIHMNVRYFELDENTYWFGGGIDVTPHYINKEDAHFFHSYLKNVCDNYHSQSYAKFKNWADEYFFLKHRNETRGIGGIFFDRLTTFDNKSTSDTCNFVKHVGNSFVDIYSTLVNRNRHKEFASQEKDWQYLRRGRYVEFNLLFDQGTKFGVESNGRTESILLSLPPMAGWQYNYTPLPNTKEAQTQALLKKGIDWLGN, encoded by the coding sequence ATGAGCTTCAAAATTGAAATAGAAGAATATTTTAGAAGCTTGCAAAGCTCTATTTGTAATGGATTAGAGCAGCTTGATGGACAACAAAAGTTTTTATTAGATGCATGGAATAGAGAGGAAGGAGGCGGAGGAATTACACGTGTGATTCAAAATGGAGCAGCGATAGAAAAAGGTGCAGTTAATTTTTCTGCGGTTCACGGTGCGCTTTCTGCACAAATGAAACAGTTTTTAAAAGTAGATAGCGAAAGTTTTTATGCATCGGGAGTGTCTATTATAATGCATCCTAGCAATCCTTGGGTTCCTATTATACACATGAATGTAAGGTATTTTGAACTAGACGAAAATACCTATTGGTTTGGAGGCGGAATAGATGTTACACCGCACTATATAAACAAAGAAGATGCTCATTTTTTTCACTCCTATTTAAAAAATGTTTGCGATAACTACCATTCACAAAGTTATGCCAAGTTTAAGAATTGGGCTGACGAATATTTTTTCTTAAAACATCGCAACGAGACAAGAGGAATTGGAGGAATTTTCTTTGATCGGCTAACTACCTTTGATAATAAGTCAACTAGCGATACCTGTAATTTTGTTAAACATGTAGGAAATAGTTTCGTTGACATTTATTCTACGCTAGTTAATAGAAATAGACATAAAGAGTTTGCTAGTCAAGAGAAAGATTGGCAATACCTAAGGAGAGGAAGGTACGTAGAGTTTAATTTGTTGTTTGATCAAGGAACAAAGTTTGGAGTAGAGTCGAACGGACGAACAGAATCTATTCTGCTTAGTTTGCCTCCAATGGCAGGATGGCAGTATAACTATACTCCATTGCCCAATACAAAGGAAGCGCAAACCCAAGCACTACTTAAAAAAGGCATAGATTGGCTTGGCAATTAA